A genomic segment from Desulfurobacterium pacificum encodes:
- a CDS encoding CBS domain-containing protein, giving the protein MEKTVITTHRNMDLDALGAVLATSKLHPEAEIVLPDTKGSDVIKLLSENKDVINYTEANSFEGRIKKLIIVDTDSIDRIPENVKENLSENAEIIVYDHHSGTFDIKTKEFHFKNAGAVTSMLTLVLKGKRIIPSPIESSIMLTGIYSDTGSFKFPGTTPLDFIAAAYLLSCGANLEFVKRYLPQELTEEELSYLKTLTDNLNVTEINGNRIGITYARFDNYIGDIAHLISKLIEITGLPAIIGVVEIEKTTFIIGRSRSPKIDVSKVATAFGGGGHKEAASAAIKGKTAFEVLEKLKEILPKAVEPLKKASDIMTTPPITVSKELTVSEARLTLMKNGINAAPVIDKTGKILGIINRSLLDKAVYMGLEKEKVENVMEREFYSVSPDDSINLVEEIIIDKHQSFVPVIKDEKPIGVITRTDILVNLHRDEINEIEKFYENRFKVSPKTKNIAQKLKEALPKELFSLIKKIGETAENLGINAYIIGGFVRDLIIGRKNFDLDVVVEGDATEFAKKIAKLFNAKVHTFDRFKTATVVFPDGNRIDFASARTEVYRSPGALPEVDMAPLKKDLMRRDFTINTLAVKINSKDFGKLIDFFGGLKDIKDRKIRVLHSLSFVEDPTRILRALRFATRYRFELGSHTEKLLKMAVQRKLFKTVEGQRIYHELKQIMLEDNPLRVLNKLEQYKVLSSLFDNLNWNRWEKDLFERLRKVVIWHKLNFPESSINYHLPFFGALFLKEDYEDVNRYLSFLSVPEKEKKEILDMCRLIIPTIKRIEKAKKNSEIYSLLKSKSEEFILLLAAYPESEETREKILKYLKEWKDVKPLVSGKDLINRFKLKPGPIFKEILNKLKYAIIDEKIPEDNKEKQLSYVEKLLDENRKMD; this is encoded by the coding sequence ATGGAAAAGACAGTAATCACAACCCACAGAAACATGGATTTAGACGCTTTAGGCGCAGTTTTAGCCACTTCAAAGCTTCATCCAGAAGCAGAAATCGTTCTGCCAGACACAAAAGGCAGCGACGTTATAAAACTTCTAAGCGAAAACAAAGACGTAATAAACTATACAGAAGCAAACTCTTTTGAAGGAAGAATAAAGAAACTCATAATTGTTGATACAGATTCAATAGACAGAATACCTGAAAACGTCAAAGAAAACCTTTCAGAAAATGCCGAAATAATCGTTTACGACCACCATTCAGGCACCTTTGACATCAAAACAAAGGAGTTCCACTTCAAAAACGCAGGTGCTGTAACGTCAATGTTAACGCTCGTTCTCAAAGGAAAGAGAATAATCCCCTCACCCATAGAAAGTTCCATAATGTTAACAGGTATTTACTCCGATACAGGTAGCTTTAAATTTCCCGGCACCACTCCCCTTGACTTCATAGCTGCTGCATATCTACTAAGCTGCGGTGCAAACCTTGAATTTGTTAAAAGATACCTGCCCCAAGAACTTACTGAAGAAGAGTTAAGTTATCTGAAAACTTTAACAGATAACCTCAACGTTACAGAAATAAACGGAAACCGCATAGGAATAACTTACGCAAGATTTGACAACTATATTGGAGATATAGCCCACCTGATAAGCAAACTGATAGAAATTACAGGTCTCCCAGCTATAATAGGCGTAGTAGAGATAGAAAAAACAACTTTCATCATAGGAAGGTCTCGCTCACCCAAAATTGACGTATCAAAAGTAGCAACAGCTTTTGGTGGAGGCGGACACAAAGAAGCTGCATCAGCCGCAATAAAAGGAAAAACAGCTTTTGAAGTTTTAGAAAAATTGAAGGAAATTTTGCCCAAAGCCGTTGAACCGCTCAAAAAAGCTTCAGACATTATGACTACCCCACCTATAACAGTCAGCAAGGAACTCACCGTCTCAGAAGCAAGATTAACGCTCATGAAAAACGGAATAAACGCTGCTCCAGTAATAGACAAAACCGGAAAAATATTAGGCATAATAAACCGAAGCTTGTTAGATAAAGCGGTATACATGGGATTGGAAAAAGAGAAAGTAGAAAACGTGATGGAAAGAGAGTTTTACTCTGTATCACCAGACGATTCCATCAATTTAGTAGAAGAGATAATAATAGACAAACACCAGAGCTTTGTTCCCGTAATAAAAGATGAAAAACCTATCGGCGTTATAACAAGAACTGATATTTTAGTAAACCTTCACCGAGACGAAATAAACGAGATTGAAAAGTTTTATGAAAATAGATTTAAAGTATCACCAAAAACAAAGAACATCGCGCAGAAACTCAAAGAAGCTCTACCTAAAGAGCTTTTCTCTCTCATCAAAAAAATAGGAGAAACAGCCGAAAATTTAGGAATAAACGCTTACATAATTGGCGGCTTCGTTAGAGACCTCATAATAGGCAGGAAAAACTTCGACCTTGACGTTGTAGTAGAAGGCGATGCAACCGAGTTTGCTAAGAAAATAGCAAAACTCTTTAATGCAAAAGTTCACACCTTTGACAGATTTAAAACGGCAACGGTAGTTTTCCCTGACGGAAACAGAATAGACTTTGCTTCAGCCCGAACAGAAGTCTATCGCTCACCCGGTGCCTTGCCTGAAGTTGACATGGCACCGCTTAAAAAAGACTTGATGAGAAGAGACTTCACCATAAACACTTTAGCAGTAAAAATAAACTCAAAAGATTTTGGAAAACTAATAGACTTCTTCGGCGGCTTAAAAGACATAAAAGACAGAAAAATCCGCGTCCTTCACTCCCTTTCCTTCGTAGAAGACCCAACCAGAATTTTAAGAGCTTTAAGATTCGCCACACGTTACAGGTTTGAATTAGGAAGTCACACAGAAAAACTCCTAAAAATGGCTGTTCAAAGGAAGTTGTTTAAAACAGTTGAAGGACAAAGAATATACCACGAATTGAAACAAATAATGTTAGAAGACAATCCTTTAAGAGTATTAAACAAGCTTGAACAGTATAAAGTGCTATCTTCTCTATTTGACAACCTAAATTGGAACAGATGGGAAAAAGACCTATTTGAAAGGTTAAGAAAAGTTGTAATATGGCATAAACTAAACTTCCCAGAAAGTTCCATTAACTACCATCTACCTTTCTTTGGCGCTCTTTTTTTAAAAGAGGATTACGAAGATGTTAATAGATATCTCTCTTTTCTATCCGTCCCTGAAAAAGAGAAAAAAGAAATCCTTGATATGTGCCGCCTCATAATTCCTACAATAAAACGGATAGAAAAAGCGAAAAAGAATAGCGAAATCTATTCCTTACTGAAAAGTAAAAGCGAAGAGTTTATTCTTCTCTTGGCTGCTTATCCAGAATCTGAAGAGACAAGGGAGAAAATTCTTAAATATTTGAAGGAATGGAAAGACGTTAAACCTTTAGTTAGCGGTAAAGACCTAATCAACCGCTTTAAACTCAAACCAGGTCCCATTTTCAAAGAAATTCTAAATAAGTTAAAATATGCAATAATTGATGAAAAAATTCCTGAAGATAACAAGGAGAAACAGCTCAGCTACGTGGAGAAGTTATTAGATGAGAACCGAAAAATGGACTGA
- the mobA gene encoding molybdenum cofactor guanylyltransferase: MTAAVLAGGKSKRFGSDKLLQPFFGKTVIERVVEALSPFNEVLIITKNPPKLPSTLSKNSKVKLITEIFTEQSPLYGLFTALKHATFDKVLIVPGDAPLFSPLFLYHFARMEAPAFIVENGRKHPLICILKKIHITAVEELIKENMHKVAELHKKINSKEVNFDQFKVFDYRKKSLINVNRKEDFYEALYR; encoded by the coding sequence ATAACGGCAGCCGTTTTAGCAGGGGGGAAAAGTAAAAGGTTCGGCAGCGACAAGCTACTCCAGCCGTTTTTCGGTAAAACGGTTATTGAAAGAGTCGTAGAAGCTCTTTCACCTTTTAACGAAGTCTTGATAATAACGAAAAATCCCCCCAAACTCCCCTCCACTCTCTCAAAAAACAGCAAAGTCAAGCTGATAACCGAAATCTTTACCGAACAATCCCCCCTATACGGACTTTTTACCGCCCTCAAACACGCCACTTTTGATAAGGTTCTAATAGTTCCCGGTGATGCGCCTCTCTTCTCTCCTCTCTTTCTTTACCACTTTGCCCGAATGGAAGCCCCGGCTTTCATAGTAGAAAACGGCAGAAAACACCCACTAATCTGCATCCTGAAAAAAATCCACATAACAGCAGTAGAAGAACTCATTAAAGAAAACATGCACAAAGTAGCCGAACTCCACAAAAAGATAAACAGCAAAGAAGTTAACTTTGACCAATTCAAAGTTTTTGACTACAGAAAAAAATCGCTTATAAATGTGAATAGAAAGGAGGATTTCTATGAAGCTCTCTACCGATAA
- a CDS encoding pyrroline-5-carboxylate reductase family protein — MEKRCFEFVGAGRVVRILLQGFKNRGYEPEVRVYDVNEEVSRRLGEDFSNVKVLSSIDEIEGKDIVCLAVHPPAMAEVLEKLSGKLGNNVTVISLAPKFTIKKISSALGVKKVMRMIPTATSFINRGYNPVAFAPDFPEDEKGSLKGIFSLLGQVVEVEERKLEAYAIVSAMLPTYFYFQWETIEELGVKMGLDRDEAKRAVGETLKAAVDMFYDEKLDRELVKDLIPVKPLKDKEEVIRKIYEETLLKLFKKISP; from the coding sequence ATGGAAAAGAGATGCTTTGAGTTTGTGGGTGCTGGAAGGGTGGTAAGGATTTTGCTTCAGGGATTTAAGAATAGAGGATATGAGCCTGAGGTAAGGGTTTACGATGTTAATGAGGAGGTGAGTAGGAGGTTGGGGGAGGATTTTTCTAATGTAAAGGTTTTAAGTAGCATAGATGAAATAGAGGGGAAAGATATAGTTTGCCTTGCAGTTCATCCTCCTGCTATGGCAGAAGTTCTTGAAAAGTTGTCTGGAAAGTTAGGGAATAATGTGACTGTAATCTCTTTGGCGCCTAAGTTCACGATAAAGAAAATATCTTCTGCTCTTGGCGTTAAGAAGGTGATGAGGATGATACCGACGGCTACTTCTTTTATTAACAGAGGTTACAATCCTGTGGCTTTTGCTCCTGATTTTCCTGAGGATGAAAAAGGAAGTTTGAAGGGGATTTTCTCTTTGTTAGGGCAGGTTGTTGAAGTTGAAGAAAGAAAACTTGAAGCTTATGCAATAGTTTCTGCGATGCTTCCTACATACTTTTACTTTCAGTGGGAAACTATTGAAGAACTTGGTGTTAAGATGGGACTGGATAGAGATGAGGCAAAGAGAGCTGTTGGTGAGACTTTAAAAGCAGCGGTAGATATGTTTTACGATGAGAAACTGGACAGGGAACTGGTAAAAGATTTGATACCTGTTAAGCCTTTGAAAGATAAAGAGGAAGTAATCAGAAAAATTTATGAGGAAACGTTGCTTAAGCTGTTTAAGAAGATTTCACCTTAA
- the moaCB gene encoding bifunctional molybdenum cofactor biosynthesis protein MoaC/MoaB codes for MKTVDITTKFDNLRTAKAVGRIKLSPETIKKIVNREIPKGDVLAAAQIAGIMGAKKTAELMPFCHPIPIDHIEVNTKVGENYIEVEAEVRGIWRTGYEVEAVNGVMMALLNIFDMCKAFDKNMEIGEIKVVSKSGGKSDWAEDLKGVKVAVITVSDSASRGERKDKSGKLAMEIVKEYGGEVIGYKVVPDEKEEIKKAILEFKDKGANLILTTGGTGFSPRDVTPEATEEVIGKEMVGFSEAMHILGVRFTPKALMSRAKAGIIDQNCIVINLPGSSKGVEQNLRTFAPLIKHALKMSAGGRH; via the coding sequence ATGAAAACGGTAGACATAACGACAAAGTTTGACAACTTAAGAACGGCAAAAGCCGTTGGTAGAATTAAATTATCGCCGGAAACGATAAAGAAAATCGTAAATAGAGAAATACCCAAAGGTGATGTTTTAGCAGCAGCCCAGATAGCAGGCATAATGGGCGCAAAAAAGACGGCCGAACTCATGCCTTTCTGCCATCCCATACCTATTGACCACATAGAAGTAAACACGAAAGTTGGTGAAAACTATATAGAAGTTGAAGCAGAAGTAAGGGGAATCTGGAGAACAGGCTACGAGGTAGAAGCGGTAAACGGCGTAATGATGGCTCTGTTAAACATCTTTGACATGTGCAAAGCCTTTGACAAAAACATGGAAATCGGTGAAATAAAGGTGGTTTCAAAGAGCGGAGGAAAGTCAGACTGGGCAGAAGACTTAAAAGGCGTGAAGGTTGCCGTTATAACGGTAAGTGACTCTGCAAGCAGGGGCGAAAGGAAAGACAAAAGCGGTAAGCTGGCAATGGAAATCGTAAAAGAATACGGCGGTGAAGTTATAGGCTACAAAGTGGTTCCAGACGAGAAAGAAGAAATTAAAAAAGCCATCTTGGAATTTAAAGATAAAGGGGCAAATCTCATTTTAACGACTGGCGGAACAGGTTTCAGTCCGAGGGACGTTACGCCGGAAGCAACAGAAGAAGTGATAGGGAAGGAGATGGTGGGATTTTCTGAAGCCATGCACATTTTAGGTGTCAGGTTTACTCCAAAAGCCCTGATGTCAAGGGCAAAAGCGGGAATAATAGACCAGAACTGCATAGTAATAAACCTGCCCGGAAGTTCAAAAGGCGTAGAGCAAAATCTCAGAACCTTTGCTCCGCTGATAAAACACGCCCTTAAAATGTCCGCCGGAGGTAGACACTGA
- the gspD gene encoding type II secretion system secretin GspD → MRKFLAIVTTLTLLSTPTLAANKQNQTVQINLDSADIQDFTKIVSQATGKNFIVPPGLKGKVTIISPKPIPKKQLLDLYTAALDELGYQIVDYGSYVKIVRNRSATKESATVKSGKIDGGDRILTYIIIPHHIKSVTIEGLIRNLLSPIGRASFVRDINAIVVTDKEKNIHKIEKVLRRLDISPVKMEIASFQFKNGKAGDAAKILTALLNKSFAIDLIKAYPLPGRDYYHFAVDSRTNTLYVVGTPNVIKEVASLYKKLDKPIKVEEGNIHVVKLNYSFAEDTAKILDKLFKGNSKKLGLTGTIKIVADKGSNALIILSSPEDFQIIKDIIKNIDVKRPQVFVEVQIVEMSMDKLLQMGVEWKFLSRGNLVPFGGSLYGNLPLQEGYPSASPGLLLGLAKWRNGLPDIGLLLNAYAKEGGVNVIATPQILTLDNEEAEINISKVIPYSTGVKYDANNNPVISYDYKDVGITLKITPHITASGDVRLKIYEKVEDVVGYANADQTAPITSKREAKTTVDVQDGQTLVIGGLIKSKKLTTIERVPILGNIPIIGNLFKKTGHQIEKTNLLVFITPRVVRTREEENALTESKVKTYENNIRKLQESRKGILSDVKGFGEFKMEGVTIENVK, encoded by the coding sequence ATGAGGAAATTCTTAGCTATCGTAACCACCTTAACATTACTATCTACACCCACACTGGCAGCAAACAAACAGAACCAAACAGTTCAAATAAACCTTGATTCCGCCGATATTCAAGATTTTACAAAGATTGTTAGTCAAGCCACAGGTAAAAATTTTATCGTTCCTCCCGGATTGAAGGGAAAAGTAACCATCATCTCTCCCAAACCTATTCCCAAAAAACAACTATTAGATTTATACACTGCCGCCCTTGACGAATTAGGTTATCAGATAGTTGATTACGGTAGTTACGTCAAAATAGTAAGAAACAGAAGTGCAACAAAAGAAAGCGCTACAGTCAAAAGCGGAAAAATTGATGGTGGAGATAGAATACTTACCTACATAATCATTCCCCACCATATAAAAAGCGTAACGATAGAAGGACTTATAAGAAACTTACTTTCCCCTATAGGTAGAGCAAGCTTCGTCAGAGACATCAACGCCATCGTTGTAACTGACAAAGAAAAGAATATCCACAAGATAGAAAAAGTCCTACGCCGTCTCGACATATCGCCCGTAAAAATGGAAATAGCTTCATTTCAATTTAAAAACGGAAAAGCTGGAGATGCAGCCAAAATCCTAACGGCATTACTTAACAAATCTTTCGCTATAGACTTAATTAAAGCATACCCGTTACCGGGAAGGGATTACTACCACTTTGCCGTTGATAGCAGAACAAATACTCTATACGTAGTGGGAACCCCCAACGTTATTAAAGAAGTAGCGTCTCTCTATAAGAAATTAGATAAACCTATTAAAGTTGAAGAAGGGAACATTCATGTAGTAAAACTCAATTACTCCTTCGCCGAAGATACAGCAAAAATATTGGACAAGCTTTTCAAAGGTAATTCTAAGAAGCTGGGACTTACCGGAACAATAAAAATAGTAGCAGACAAAGGCAGCAACGCTCTCATAATACTTTCTTCTCCTGAAGATTTTCAGATAATAAAAGACATCATTAAAAATATTGATGTAAAACGTCCACAGGTATTTGTAGAAGTCCAGATAGTAGAAATGTCAATGGATAAACTACTGCAAATGGGAGTTGAGTGGAAATTTTTATCCCGTGGTAACTTAGTTCCTTTTGGTGGTAGTCTATACGGAAACCTACCTTTGCAAGAAGGTTACCCATCTGCTTCACCTGGTCTACTTTTAGGTCTTGCCAAATGGCGAAACGGTTTACCTGATATCGGTTTACTGCTTAACGCCTACGCTAAAGAAGGCGGCGTAAACGTTATAGCAACTCCCCAAATATTAACTCTGGATAATGAAGAAGCAGAAATAAACATATCCAAAGTTATTCCTTACTCTACAGGCGTTAAATACGATGCCAATAACAACCCTGTAATCAGCTACGACTACAAAGATGTCGGAATTACTTTAAAAATCACTCCCCATATTACTGCATCTGGAGACGTTCGTTTAAAAATCTACGAGAAGGTGGAGGACGTTGTAGGATATGCCAACGCTGACCAAACAGCCCCTATAACTTCAAAGAGAGAAGCAAAAACAACCGTTGACGTTCAAGACGGTCAGACTTTAGTGATAGGTGGTTTAATCAAAAGTAAAAAGCTCACTACGATAGAAAGAGTACCTATCTTAGGTAATATCCCCATAATCGGTAACTTATTTAAGAAAACCGGACACCAAATAGAAAAAACAAACCTTTTAGTGTTTATCACTCCAAGAGTAGTAAGAACGAGAGAGGAAGAAAATGCCCTCACAGAAAGTAAGGTTAAAACTTATGAAAACAACATACGTAAACTTCAGGAATCAAGAAAAGGAATCCTTTCCGACGTTAAAGGATTTGGCGAATTTAAAATGGAAGGAGTAACAATAGAAAATGTTAAGTGA
- a CDS encoding Uma2 family endonuclease, with translation MTTAKEFLPRYTVEDYKFWEGNWELIDGIPYAMAPSPIWKHQRISGLLFKQIEEQLEDCPKGCYVCQEIDWIIDERTVVRPDLVVVCGEIELEEHLKKTPEVVFEIVSKTTSFKDEKIKFSLYEKEKVKFYALVYPDIKKMRVFELKNGKFEKVFDSDSGSFTFEIDCPFKVDISAVWKRI, from the coding sequence GTGACAACTGCTAAGGAATTCTTACCTCGTTATACTGTGGAAGACTATAAATTCTGGGAAGGGAATTGGGAATTGATAGATGGTATTCCTTATGCTATGGCTCCTTCTCCTATCTGGAAGCATCAGCGTATTTCTGGCTTGTTGTTTAAACAAATAGAGGAGCAACTTGAAGATTGTCCTAAAGGATGTTATGTCTGTCAGGAAATTGATTGGATAATAGACGAAAGAACGGTGGTAAGACCTGATTTAGTAGTGGTCTGTGGAGAGATAGAACTTGAGGAACACCTTAAAAAAACGCCAGAAGTAGTTTTTGAGATAGTGTCAAAGACAACTTCTTTTAAAGATGAGAAGATAAAGTTTTCTCTCTATGAAAAGGAGAAGGTGAAGTTTTATGCCCTTGTTTACCCAGACATTAAGAAGATGAGGGTTTTTGAGCTGAAAAACGGAAAATTTGAAAAAGTCTTTGATAGCGATTCAGGTTCCTTTACGTTTGAAATTGACTGTCCTTTCAAAGTGGATATCTCTGCTGTTTGGAAAAGGATTTAA
- a CDS encoding molybdenum cofactor biosynthesis protein MoaE — protein sequence MKLSTDKIIKKLKEKANPENLGMILVHNGIVRGTSKSGKKVNGMKLTCDREKLRKTVQELERKEGIEGIEVVINEGNLKVGDTIMIVAVAGSYRSTVIPVFEELLTKLKTEILKEVEI from the coding sequence ATGAAGCTCTCTACCGATAAAATAATCAAAAAACTTAAAGAAAAAGCCAATCCTGAAAATTTAGGAATGATATTAGTTCACAACGGCATTGTCAGAGGAACTTCAAAATCCGGCAAGAAAGTTAACGGAATGAAGCTAACCTGCGACAGAGAAAAACTGCGCAAAACCGTTCAGGAACTTGAAAGAAAAGAAGGCATAGAAGGAATAGAAGTAGTGATAAACGAAGGAAACTTAAAAGTAGGTGACACGATAATGATAGTAGCAGTAGCCGGAAGCTACCGCTCCACAGTAATTCCCGTGTTTGAAGAACTTCTGACTAAACTCAAAACCGAAATTCTGAAAGAAGTAGAAATTTAG
- a CDS encoding PDZ domain-containing protein: MRTEKWTEFIVILPLIFLAFAISSFISSLFLFKLKPCLNITSVKLQQQRLELPIFTPLEKEGFFKSPSKNLKQTSASLPQKQTVTFNLDNYVLKGTIICSQCKHSIALLKDMKTGKTQPVTVGEEINGFKVKEIAPEYVIFSRDGKEIQLRLFKTKANQSSKISTVSPISSISKRTYTVKRSEIIKEISSGKFLRYINILPVEKPQSGLKVIYVNPRSFIYKLGIRPGDIIVSINNIAIRTPEDSFSAFEQLKSSDSVTITVYRNRKQVTLHYELE, from the coding sequence ATGAGAACCGAAAAATGGACTGAATTTATCGTAATTTTACCACTAATCTTTTTAGCCTTCGCCATTTCTTCCTTCATTTCATCTCTATTCCTTTTCAAGCTAAAACCCTGTTTAAACATAACGAGCGTCAAACTCCAACAACAAAGGTTGGAACTTCCTATTTTCACTCCCTTAGAAAAAGAAGGTTTTTTCAAATCCCCTTCCAAAAATCTCAAACAAACCTCCGCTTCACTCCCCCAAAAACAAACTGTTACCTTTAATTTGGACAACTACGTATTAAAAGGCACTATAATCTGTAGTCAGTGTAAACACAGCATTGCCCTCTTAAAAGATATGAAAACAGGAAAAACACAACCAGTTACAGTAGGCGAGGAAATTAACGGTTTTAAAGTTAAAGAGATAGCTCCAGAATACGTAATCTTCTCAAGAGATGGAAAGGAAATTCAACTTAGGCTATTCAAAACAAAAGCTAACCAGAGTAGTAAGATAAGCACCGTATCACCTATCAGTTCTATCTCAAAGCGTACCTATACGGTTAAAAGGAGTGAAATAATAAAAGAAATTTCATCAGGAAAATTCCTCAGATACATAAACATCCTTCCAGTTGAAAAACCTCAGTCAGGTTTAAAGGTAATTTACGTAAATCCAAGAAGTTTCATCTACAAGTTAGGAATTAGACCTGGAGATATTATCGTTTCAATCAATAATATTGCCATAAGAACTCCTGAAGATTCATTTTCAGCTTTTGAACAGCTTAAATCCTCTGACTCTGTAACAATAACGGTTTATAGAAATAGAAAACAAGTAACACTTCATTATGAACTGGAATAG
- the ccsA gene encoding cytochrome c biogenesis protein CcsA encodes MDKIVLLLGIVSLLIAVFKPIRLLGAVSLFFFVAVAALRTVNCGFPPFFDPFDSILLFVITFLIALLISKVESRVGYALSLLFSVPLLFVSDKIKDIPPIIKTPLFLVHVGSAMIAYGFVLSASVIAVLHFFSREKRESFAVLKVAFFFFSLSMVVGGIWAFLAWGDIFPIGPKSLFSFLLWFYLAFLLHVRQDSFLRRYADYFVAFAGVIVLFTFLGVNYLFGGTHGF; translated from the coding sequence ATGGATAAGATTGTGCTTCTTTTGGGGATTGTCTCACTCTTGATTGCTGTTTTTAAGCCGATTCGCCTTTTAGGTGCTGTTTCCCTCTTTTTCTTTGTTGCTGTTGCTGCTTTAAGAACGGTTAATTGCGGCTTTCCGCCGTTTTTTGACCCTTTTGATTCAATCCTTTTGTTTGTAATAACGTTTTTAATAGCTTTGTTGATTTCTAAGGTAGAGAGCAGAGTGGGTTACGCGTTGTCGCTTCTTTTTTCTGTTCCTTTACTGTTTGTGAGCGATAAGATAAAAGACATACCGCCAATTATTAAAACCCCTCTGTTTTTGGTTCACGTTGGAAGTGCCATGATTGCCTACGGTTTTGTTCTTTCGGCGTCTGTGATTGCCGTTTTGCACTTCTTCAGTAGAGAAAAGAGAGAAAGTTTTGCTGTTTTAAAGGTTGCGTTCTTTTTCTTTTCTCTTTCAATGGTTGTGGGCGGTATTTGGGCTTTTCTGGCGTGGGGGGACATCTTCCCGATAGGTCCTAAATCTCTCTTTTCTTTTTTGCTGTGGTTTTACCTTGCGTTTCTCCTTCACGTTAGACAGGACAGCTTTTTGAGAAGGTATGCTGATTACTTTGTGGCTTTTGCAGGCGTTATTGTTCTCTTTACGTTTTTGGGCGTTAACTACCTGTTTGGAGGAACTCATGGTTTTTAG